In Gordonia iterans, the following proteins share a genomic window:
- the glyA gene encoding serine hydroxymethyltransferase yields MTLFSQSLAELDPDLAAAMNGELARQRDTLEMIASENFVPRAVLQAQGSVLTNKYAEGYPGRRYYGGCEYVDVVEDIARDRAKELFGAEFANVQPHAGAQANAAVLMALMEPGETLLGLDLAHGGHLTHGMRLNFSGKLYDNQFYGVSKEDFRIDMDEVRKIAQDTKPKVIVAGWSAYPRTLDFAAFREIADEVGAKLWVDMAHFAGLVAAGLHPNPVPFADVVSTTVHKTLGGPRSGLILAKQEYAKKLNSAVFPGQQGGPLMHVIAAKAAALKIAASEEFAERQRRTVAGAQILAERLTRDDVAGAGITVLTGGTDVHLVLVDLRDSELDGQQAEDLLHEVGITVNRNAVPFDPRPPMVTSGLRIGTPALATRGFGDEQFTEVADVIATALVGGKDADVAALRGRVSRLALDVPLYEGLESWGMMSGR; encoded by the coding sequence ATGACCCTGTTTTCGCAGTCTCTGGCCGAATTGGACCCCGACCTCGCTGCAGCGATGAACGGTGAGCTGGCGCGACAGCGCGACACGCTCGAGATGATCGCCTCGGAGAACTTCGTGCCGCGCGCGGTGCTCCAGGCCCAGGGCAGCGTCCTGACCAACAAGTACGCCGAGGGCTACCCCGGCCGGCGCTACTACGGCGGCTGCGAGTACGTCGACGTCGTCGAGGACATCGCGCGGGACCGTGCGAAGGAACTGTTCGGCGCCGAGTTCGCCAACGTGCAGCCGCATGCGGGCGCGCAGGCGAACGCGGCCGTCCTGATGGCGTTGATGGAGCCGGGGGAGACTCTGCTCGGGCTCGACCTGGCGCACGGCGGCCACCTGACACACGGCATGCGCCTGAATTTCTCGGGCAAGCTGTACGACAACCAGTTCTACGGCGTCTCCAAAGAAGACTTCCGGATCGACATGGACGAGGTCCGCAAGATCGCGCAGGACACCAAGCCCAAGGTGATCGTCGCCGGTTGGTCGGCCTATCCGCGCACGCTGGACTTCGCGGCGTTCCGGGAGATCGCCGACGAGGTGGGCGCCAAGCTGTGGGTCGACATGGCTCACTTCGCCGGGCTCGTGGCCGCGGGTCTGCACCCGAATCCGGTGCCCTTCGCCGACGTGGTCTCGACCACCGTGCACAAGACGCTCGGCGGGCCGCGCTCGGGTCTGATCCTGGCTAAGCAGGAGTACGCCAAGAAGCTGAACTCCGCGGTGTTCCCCGGTCAGCAGGGCGGTCCGTTGATGCACGTCATCGCCGCCAAGGCCGCCGCACTGAAGATCGCCGCGAGCGAAGAGTTCGCCGAGCGGCAGCGCCGTACCGTGGCCGGCGCGCAGATCCTGGCCGAGCGGCTGACGCGCGACGACGTCGCCGGCGCCGGGATCACCGTGCTCACCGGCGGCACCGACGTCCACCTGGTCCTGGTGGACCTGCGCGACTCCGAGCTCGACGGTCAGCAGGCCGAGGACCTGCTGCACGAGGTGGGCATCACCGTCAACCGCAACGCCGTGCCGTTCGATCCGCGGCCCCCGATGGTCACCTCGGGCCTGCGCATCGGCACCCCGGCCCTGGCGACCCGCGGATTCGGCGACGAACAGTTCACCGAGGTGGCCGACGTGATCGCCACCGCCCTTGTCGGCGGCAAGGATGCGGACGTCGCCGCACTGCGCGGCCGGGTGTCCCGGCTGGCGCTGGACGTCCCGCTCTATGAGGGACTTGAGTCCTGGGGAATGATGAGCGGGCGCTGA
- a CDS encoding acyl-ACP desaturase — MAVLDEDELITALEKSLSTLAEEHAEAAEDWMPHAWVPWSKGRNFRFLGGEDWDPSEAGLNETANAALLALLLTKDNLPSQHRILALHFPAFSDWRQLIGVWTAEDNRHAIVLRDYLVVTRCQDPVEAENRRRIHVVKGWKQSPEESDAVGPMDALALLAVHENQCVQFIGRLKEYAEDPVLIQILDKIQTDDAVQASTFQAFLMAGMVADQEATVLAVDKALREIEHIGSDVDDYDEQREYFSDFEDVSTDAAIAAKLADELKLESVQELSDEAEAARQRILKLAKGEV, encoded by the coding sequence GTGGCTGTTTTGGACGAAGACGAACTGATCACCGCACTCGAGAAGTCGCTCTCCACTCTCGCGGAGGAGCACGCCGAGGCGGCCGAAGACTGGATGCCGCACGCGTGGGTGCCCTGGAGCAAGGGGCGCAACTTCCGGTTCCTCGGCGGTGAGGACTGGGATCCGAGCGAGGCCGGCCTCAACGAGACGGCCAACGCCGCTCTTCTCGCTCTGCTGCTGACCAAGGACAACCTCCCGTCCCAGCACCGCATCCTGGCCCTGCACTTTCCGGCCTTCTCCGATTGGCGGCAGCTGATCGGCGTCTGGACCGCGGAGGACAACCGCCACGCGATCGTCCTGCGCGACTACTTGGTGGTGACCCGCTGCCAGGACCCGGTCGAGGCGGAGAACCGCCGCCGGATCCACGTCGTCAAGGGCTGGAAGCAGAGCCCCGAGGAGTCCGACGCCGTCGGGCCGATGGACGCGCTGGCCTTGCTGGCCGTGCACGAGAACCAGTGTGTGCAGTTCATCGGCCGGCTCAAGGAGTACGCCGAGGACCCGGTCCTGATCCAGATCCTCGACAAGATCCAGACCGACGACGCGGTGCAGGCGTCGACCTTCCAGGCGTTCCTGATGGCCGGCATGGTCGCCGACCAGGAGGCCACCGTCCTGGCCGTGGACAAGGCGCTGCGGGAGATCGAGCACATCGGCTCGGACGTCGACGACTACGACGAGCAGCGCGAGTACTTCTCCGACTTCGAGGACGTCTCGACCGATGCGGCCATCGCCGCGAAGCTCGCCGACGAGCTGAAGCTGGAGAGCGTTCAGGAACTCAGCGATGAGGCCGAGGCGGCGCGCCAGCGCATCCTGAAGCTCGCCAAGGGCGAGGTCTGA
- a CDS encoding PhoH family protein, with amino-acid sequence MTARTYVLDTSVLLSDPWAVTRFAEHHVVLPLVVISELEGKRHHSELGWFARTALRLLDDLRIEHERLDLPLPIGPDGGTLQVELNHTDPAVLPAGFRNDSNDSRILACALNLRAEGKDVTLVSKDTPLRVKAGAVGLAADEYHAQDVVVSGWTGMDELDVPGGVIDDLFAEGIVDVDEARDLPCHTGVRLLGTDASASALGRVTETKQVQLVRGDREAFGVRGRSAEQRVALDLLLDPSVGIVSLGGKAGTGKSALALCAGLEAVLERREQRKVVVFRPLYAVGGQQLGYLPGGADEKMGPWAQAVFDTLEGLVSTEVIDEVLSRGMLEVLPLTHIRGRSLHDSFVIVDEAQSLERNVLLTVLSRLGSGSRVVLTHDVAQRDNLRVGRHDGVAAVIEKLKGHPLFAHVTLTRSERSQIAALVTDMLEEFAPGQG; translated from the coding sequence GTGACCGCACGCACCTACGTCCTCGACACCTCCGTTCTGCTCTCCGATCCGTGGGCTGTGACCCGCTTCGCCGAGCACCACGTGGTTCTTCCGCTGGTCGTCATCAGCGAGCTCGAGGGCAAACGCCACCACAGTGAGCTGGGCTGGTTCGCCAGAACCGCCCTGCGCCTGCTCGACGATCTCCGGATCGAGCACGAGCGGCTGGACCTCCCGCTGCCGATCGGCCCTGACGGCGGGACGCTGCAGGTGGAGCTCAACCACACCGACCCGGCGGTGCTGCCCGCCGGCTTCCGGAACGATTCCAACGATTCGCGGATCCTGGCGTGCGCGCTGAATCTGCGAGCGGAGGGCAAAGACGTCACCCTGGTCTCCAAGGACACCCCGTTGCGCGTCAAGGCCGGTGCCGTCGGGCTGGCCGCCGACGAGTACCACGCGCAGGACGTCGTCGTATCCGGCTGGACCGGCATGGACGAGCTGGACGTGCCCGGCGGAGTGATCGACGACCTGTTCGCCGAGGGCATCGTCGACGTCGACGAGGCGCGCGACCTGCCGTGTCACACCGGGGTCCGGCTGCTCGGCACGGACGCCAGCGCCAGTGCACTGGGCCGGGTCACCGAGACCAAACAGGTGCAGCTGGTCCGCGGCGACCGGGAGGCGTTCGGTGTGCGGGGACGCTCCGCGGAGCAGCGGGTCGCTCTGGACCTGTTGCTCGACCCGTCCGTGGGGATCGTGTCGCTCGGCGGCAAGGCGGGCACCGGCAAGTCCGCGCTGGCCCTGTGCGCGGGCCTGGAGGCGGTGCTCGAGCGCCGGGAACAACGCAAAGTGGTGGTGTTCCGACCGCTGTATGCGGTCGGCGGTCAGCAGCTCGGCTACCTGCCCGGCGGCGCCGACGAGAAGATGGGGCCGTGGGCTCAGGCGGTGTTCGACACGCTCGAGGGGCTGGTCTCGACCGAGGTGATCGACGAGGTGCTCTCCCGCGGCATGCTCGAGGTGCTGCCGCTCACCCACATTCGCGGCCGCTCGCTGCACGATTCCTTCGTGATCGTCGACGAGGCGCAGTCGCTGGAGCGCAACGTGCTGCTGACCGTGCTCTCGCGGCTGGGCTCGGGTTCGCGCGTGGTCCTCACGCACGACGTCGCCCAGCGCGACAACCTCCGAGTGGGTCGGCACGACGGCGTCGCCGCGGTGATCGAGAAGCTCAAGGGGCACCCGTTGTTCGCGCACGTGACGCTGACCCGTAGCGAGCGCTCGCAGATCGCGGCGCTGGTGACCGACATGCTGGAGGAGTTCGCCCCCGGGCAGGGGTGA
- a CDS encoding class I SAM-dependent methyltransferase, translated as MATTPPRWITDTKPGHSEWYIDRFRKMASDGDDLGGEARLIDAMVPRHSRILDAGCGPGRLGAHLYAAGHDVIGVDVDPKLIAAAEADHPGPTWLVGDLAELDLPARGVDGKFDAIVCAGNVMVFIAPDTEVQVLRRLAAHLADDAPLVVGFHTNRHLSLDAFDAAVADAGLRLDLRLGTWDVRPWSPESDWAVSILRLAGPPA; from the coding sequence ATGGCGACGACTCCTCCCCGCTGGATCACCGACACCAAGCCCGGCCACAGCGAGTGGTACATCGACCGATTCCGGAAGATGGCCTCCGACGGCGACGACCTCGGCGGCGAGGCGCGGCTGATCGACGCCATGGTGCCGCGACACTCCCGAATCCTCGACGCCGGCTGCGGGCCGGGACGGCTCGGCGCCCATCTCTACGCGGCCGGACACGACGTGATCGGCGTGGACGTCGACCCCAAGCTGATCGCCGCGGCCGAAGCCGACCATCCGGGTCCCACCTGGCTGGTCGGCGATCTGGCCGAACTCGATCTTCCCGCCCGGGGTGTCGACGGGAAGTTCGACGCGATCGTCTGCGCGGGCAACGTCATGGTGTTCATCGCCCCCGATACCGAGGTGCAGGTGCTACGCCGGCTCGCCGCGCACCTCGCGGACGACGCACCCCTGGTGGTGGGCTTCCACACCAACCGTCACCTGAGCCTGGATGCCTTCGACGCCGCGGTCGCCGACGCCGGCCTCCGCCTGGATCTACGGCTCGGCACCTGGGACGTCCGCCCGTGGAGCCCAGAATCAGACTGGGCGGTCTCAATCCTGCGCCTCGCCGGACCGCCCGCGTAG
- a CDS encoding L,D-transpeptidase family protein → MWQLGLLVLAVVVAFASGAGAAAANPTTPAPSPAPSTTDVQSMLENLLRALPLPGGPNPGNPVADTGQMIVVSVPEASSTTGTLTAFEKDANGQWKPVIGPTKAIVGEKGVGEPQDNVPRTPQGTFPLDQAFGRQDNPGTKMPYKKVDAQDWWDSNMQSPTYNRMVRQPNSPGGDSENLYNTGPMYDYAVNMAHNPSNTPGKASAMFLHVTDGNPTLGCVAIEREKMVEILKWLDPAKNPKISIGVNKSTPADVGDAPSLTGPQGDPLSGDALTGILDQFAPLIPQLLESVTGS, encoded by the coding sequence ATGTGGCAATTGGGACTGCTGGTGTTGGCCGTGGTCGTGGCCTTCGCCTCCGGTGCCGGTGCCGCCGCCGCCAACCCCACGACTCCGGCGCCCAGCCCGGCGCCGTCGACCACCGACGTGCAGTCGATGCTGGAGAATCTTCTGCGCGCGCTGCCCCTCCCGGGTGGCCCGAACCCCGGCAACCCGGTCGCCGACACCGGTCAGATGATCGTCGTCTCGGTGCCGGAGGCGTCGTCGACCACCGGCACGCTCACCGCGTTCGAGAAGGACGCGAACGGCCAGTGGAAGCCCGTCATCGGGCCGACCAAGGCCATCGTCGGCGAGAAGGGCGTCGGGGAGCCGCAGGACAACGTCCCGCGCACCCCGCAGGGCACCTTCCCGCTCGATCAGGCCTTCGGACGCCAGGACAATCCGGGCACCAAGATGCCGTACAAGAAGGTCGACGCCCAGGACTGGTGGGACTCCAACATGCAGTCGCCGACGTACAACCGAATGGTCCGTCAGCCGAACAGCCCCGGCGGTGACAGCGAGAACCTGTACAACACCGGCCCGATGTACGACTACGCCGTCAACATGGCGCACAACCCGTCGAACACGCCGGGCAAGGCCTCGGCGATGTTCTTGCATGTGACCGACGGCAATCCGACACTCGGCTGCGTCGCGATCGAGCGCGAGAAGATGGTCGAGATCCTCAAGTGGCTCGACCCGGCCAAGAACCCGAAGATCAGCATCGGCGTGAACAAGTCGACGCCGGCCGACGTCGGGGACGCGCCGTCGTTGACCGGGCCGCAGGGTGACCCGCTGTCCGGCGACGCACTGACCGGGATTCTCGACCAGTTCGCCCCGTTGATCCCGCAGCTTCTGGAGTCGGTGACCGGCTCGTAG
- a CDS encoding PIG-L deacetylase family protein — MSVAEFPTDWSSALILVAHPDDPEYGMAAAVARWTSEGKNVSYALATSGEAGIEGMPPEKAGPLREEEQRASAAVVGVDHVEFWGFPDSEVFNTPELRAKVAETVERLAPDLVVATYGGPEWGPGFPNQRDHMEFAAAVVDAYDALTDPPRALFVNGPGSTHAVDVDGFVDQAVTSLCQHKVYLEVLDPETPVVDQARAVVSMGTGPIDGFPAAHAAGFTQVRSA, encoded by the coding sequence ATGAGCGTCGCCGAGTTCCCGACCGACTGGTCCAGTGCCCTGATCCTCGTCGCACACCCCGACGACCCCGAGTACGGCATGGCCGCCGCGGTGGCGCGGTGGACCTCCGAGGGCAAGAACGTCTCGTACGCCCTGGCCACCTCGGGCGAGGCGGGCATAGAGGGAATGCCGCCGGAGAAGGCGGGTCCGCTGCGCGAGGAGGAGCAACGCGCCTCGGCAGCAGTCGTCGGCGTCGACCATGTCGAGTTCTGGGGCTTCCCGGACAGCGAGGTGTTCAACACGCCGGAGTTGCGCGCGAAGGTCGCCGAGACCGTCGAACGGCTCGCCCCGGACCTGGTCGTAGCGACCTACGGCGGGCCCGAGTGGGGACCCGGATTCCCGAACCAGCGCGATCACATGGAGTTCGCCGCCGCCGTCGTGGACGCCTACGACGCGCTGACCGACCCGCCGCGCGCGCTGTTCGTCAACGGCCCGGGATCCACGCACGCCGTCGACGTCGACGGCTTCGTCGACCAAGCGGTGACGTCACTCTGCCAGCACAAGGTCTACCTCGAGGTCCTCGACCCGGAGACGCCGGTCGTCGACCAGGCCCGGGCAGTAGTGTCGATGGGGACCGGCCCGATCGACGGCTTCCCCGCGGCACACGCCGCCGGATTCACCCAGGTCCGGTCGGCGTAG
- a CDS encoding Uma2 family endonuclease, with translation MTAMTTQAHGLPYGRPLTYADLETMPDDGHRYELVDGVLIVSPAPVTKHQRAVARLTVALLPECPEGAEVLPAPFDVVLDDHTVIQPDLVVARKADLTDRNLPGPPLLAIEILSPSTRAIDLAVKKDRLARAGCPQYWVVDPDEPSITAWALHDGEYIETAHATGAEQFSVTEPFPVTLTPDSLVA, from the coding sequence ATGACAGCCATGACCACCCAGGCGCACGGACTGCCGTACGGACGTCCGCTGACGTATGCCGACCTGGAGACGATGCCCGACGACGGGCATCGCTATGAACTCGTCGACGGGGTCCTCATCGTGAGCCCCGCTCCCGTCACCAAGCACCAGCGAGCCGTGGCCCGATTGACGGTGGCGCTGTTACCCGAGTGCCCTGAGGGTGCAGAGGTGCTCCCGGCACCGTTCGACGTCGTACTGGACGATCACACCGTGATTCAGCCGGACCTCGTCGTCGCGCGCAAGGCCGATCTCACCGACCGCAATCTTCCCGGCCCACCGCTGCTCGCCATCGAGATCCTCTCTCCGTCCACGCGCGCCATCGACCTCGCCGTGAAGAAGGACCGCCTGGCTCGCGCCGGCTGCCCGCAGTACTGGGTGGTCGATCCCGACGAGCCGTCGATCACCGCGTGGGCTCTGCACGACGGCGAGTACATCGAGACGGCACACGCGACCGGAGCCGAGCAGTTCTCGGTCACCGAGCCGTTCCCGGTGACTTTGACGCCCGACTCCCTCGTCGCCTGA
- a CDS encoding class II fumarate hydratase, with product MTQSEETRYRIEHDTMGEVKVPADALWRAQTQRAVENFPISFRPLERTQIRAMGLLKAACATVNKELGLLDAAKADAIVSAAMEIADGEHDDQFPIDVFQTGSGTSSNMNANEVIASIAKRSGIEVHPNDDVNMSQSSNDTFPTATHVAATEAVVKDLTPALQHLADELGVKSDQWRTVVKSGRTHLMDAVPVTLGQEFGGYARQVEAGIERVTSTLLRVGELPIGGTAVGTGLNAPAGFGTKVVAELQRLTGVDALQLAQDNFEAQAARDGLVELSGQLKTVAVSLTKIANDVRWMGSGPLTGLGEILLPDLQPGSSIMPGKVNPVLPEAVTQVAAQVIGNDAAVTWGGGNGAFELNVYIPMMARNVLESISLLANVSRLFADRCISGLVANEERLRTLAESSPSIVTPLNSAIGYEEAAAVAKQALKEGKTIRQTVLDRGLIGDALTEEELDRRLDVLKMANLDRER from the coding sequence ATGACCCAGTCCGAGGAGACCCGGTACCGCATCGAGCACGACACCATGGGTGAGGTGAAGGTCCCCGCCGACGCGTTGTGGCGGGCGCAGACGCAACGCGCGGTGGAGAACTTCCCGATCTCGTTCCGACCGCTCGAGCGCACCCAGATCCGCGCGATGGGACTGCTCAAGGCGGCGTGCGCCACGGTGAACAAAGAGCTCGGCCTGCTCGATGCCGCCAAGGCCGACGCGATCGTCTCCGCCGCGATGGAGATCGCCGACGGCGAGCACGACGACCAGTTCCCGATCGACGTGTTCCAGACCGGCTCGGGCACCAGCTCCAACATGAACGCGAACGAGGTGATCGCGTCGATCGCCAAGCGCAGTGGCATCGAGGTGCATCCGAACGACGACGTGAACATGTCGCAGTCGTCGAACGACACCTTCCCGACCGCGACGCACGTGGCCGCGACCGAAGCCGTGGTCAAGGATCTGACGCCCGCGCTGCAGCACCTCGCCGACGAGCTCGGCGTGAAGTCCGACCAGTGGCGCACCGTGGTCAAGAGCGGCCGTACCCACCTGATGGACGCGGTCCCGGTGACCCTCGGCCAGGAGTTCGGCGGGTACGCCCGGCAAGTGGAGGCCGGGATCGAGCGCGTGACCTCGACGCTGCTCCGCGTCGGCGAACTGCCGATCGGCGGCACCGCGGTCGGCACCGGCCTGAACGCACCCGCTGGCTTCGGCACCAAAGTGGTCGCGGAGCTGCAGCGCCTCACCGGCGTCGACGCCCTCCAGCTTGCGCAGGACAACTTCGAGGCGCAGGCCGCGCGCGACGGGCTCGTCGAACTGTCCGGCCAACTGAAGACGGTCGCCGTGTCGCTGACCAAGATCGCCAACGACGTCCGCTGGATGGGCTCGGGACCGCTGACCGGCCTCGGCGAGATCCTGCTCCCTGATCTGCAGCCGGGCAGCTCGATCATGCCGGGCAAGGTCAATCCGGTGCTCCCCGAAGCCGTGACTCAGGTCGCCGCGCAGGTGATCGGGAACGACGCCGCCGTCACCTGGGGCGGCGGCAACGGCGCTTTCGAGCTCAACGTCTACATCCCGATGATGGCGCGCAACGTCCTGGAGTCGATCTCCCTGCTGGCCAACGTCTCCCGCCTGTTCGCCGACCGCTGCATCAGCGGCCTGGTCGCCAACGAAGAGCGGCTGCGCACGCTGGCCGAGTCGAGTCCGTCGATCGTCACCCCGCTCAACAGCGCGATCGGCTACGAGGAGGCCGCGGCCGTCGCCAAGCAAGCGCTCAAGGAAGGCAAGACCATCCGGCAGACCGTGCTCGACCGCGGCCTGATCGGAGACGCCCTCACCGAGGAGGAGTTGGATCGCCGCCTCGACGTCCTGAAGATGGCCAACCTCGACCGCGAGCGGTAG
- a CDS encoding benzoate/H(+) symporter BenE family transporter, producing the protein MNRTPISVPVSAGVVCALVGFTSSFAVVLAGLRAVGASPGQAASGLVAVSVAMGAASMLLSWRLRIPVTFAWSTPGAALLITTGTVAGGWPAAVGAFMVTAVLLVTTGLWPALARLVTRIPHGVAQAMLAGVLLPLCIAPVTALAEDPAAIAPVLAVWLVLLLTRPRWAVPGAFGAAVVVIAVTLARNHDVPAASAWIPHLEPTVPTLTLQALTGIALPLYIVTMAAQNVPGVAVMAGFGYQVPWRAALTVSGFGSLFGNLFGGHAINLAAISAALAAGPDADPNPQRRWVAGFTTGAVYLGLGLVSTGLCAALLAAPPGVVQAVAGVALLSAFAGACAGAMADEPARIPAAVTLVVAASGTTLAGVGAAFWALVVGVVLHRLLRARTMSEASQPRPGPAR; encoded by the coding sequence ATGAATCGGACCCCGATCTCAGTGCCTGTGAGCGCCGGTGTCGTGTGCGCACTGGTGGGTTTCACGTCGTCGTTCGCGGTGGTCCTCGCCGGTCTTCGCGCGGTCGGCGCGAGTCCGGGACAGGCCGCGTCGGGATTGGTCGCCGTGAGCGTCGCGATGGGTGCCGCGTCGATGCTACTGTCGTGGCGCTTGCGCATACCGGTGACGTTCGCCTGGTCCACCCCGGGCGCGGCGCTGCTCATCACCACCGGGACGGTGGCCGGCGGCTGGCCCGCCGCCGTCGGCGCGTTCATGGTCACCGCGGTCCTGCTGGTCACCACCGGCCTGTGGCCGGCTCTCGCGCGCCTGGTGACCCGCATCCCGCACGGCGTCGCCCAGGCCATGCTGGCCGGCGTGCTGCTACCGCTGTGTATCGCGCCGGTCACCGCGCTCGCGGAGGATCCCGCGGCGATCGCGCCGGTGCTGGCGGTGTGGCTCGTCCTCCTGCTCACCCGGCCCCGGTGGGCGGTGCCGGGAGCGTTCGGTGCCGCGGTCGTCGTGATCGCGGTGACGCTCGCCCGGAACCACGACGTCCCAGCCGCATCGGCGTGGATTCCGCACCTGGAGCCGACCGTCCCGACGCTGACGCTGCAGGCGCTGACCGGCATCGCCCTTCCCCTCTACATCGTCACGATGGCGGCGCAGAACGTTCCCGGCGTCGCGGTGATGGCCGGCTTCGGCTATCAGGTGCCGTGGCGCGCCGCCCTGACCGTGAGCGGATTCGGCTCCCTGTTCGGCAACCTCTTCGGCGGGCACGCGATCAACCTCGCCGCCATCAGCGCCGCGCTGGCCGCGGGCCCCGACGCCGACCCGAATCCACAGCGGCGATGGGTAGCGGGCTTCACCACCGGAGCGGTGTACCTCGGACTCGGGCTCGTCTCCACCGGGCTGTGCGCCGCTCTGCTCGCGGCCCCGCCCGGCGTGGTCCAGGCAGTGGCGGGCGTGGCACTGCTGAGCGCCTTCGCCGGAGCGTGCGCGGGAGCGATGGCCGACGAGCCGGCCCGGATCCCGGCCGCGGTCACGCTCGTCGTCGCCGCCTCCGGCACCACCCTCGCAGGGGTCGGCGCCGCATTCTGGGCACTGGTCGTCGGCGTCGTGCTGCACCGGCTCCTCCGAGCGCGCACGATGTCGGAAGCATCACAACCCCGACCCGGACCGGCACGTTAG
- a CDS encoding helix-turn-helix domain-containing protein, whose protein sequence is MDVAEVGRRLREIRLGRGLSLSELARRAGVGKGSLSEIEAGGRNPTVETLYALCEPLDVPLTALVGETSGVHPAADGGMRTVLLSVRHLPHSTVEVFRLEFPAGADHVSPSHGSGVTEHLTVVLGQVLAGPVGAESRVGEGQTHTWVSDRRHRFAAPDGPAEAVVVIVTPR, encoded by the coding sequence ATGGATGTGGCAGAGGTGGGGCGTCGCCTGCGGGAGATCCGCCTCGGACGTGGACTGAGTCTCTCGGAGCTGGCCCGTCGAGCGGGGGTGGGGAAGGGGTCGCTCTCCGAGATCGAGGCGGGCGGTCGGAATCCGACCGTCGAGACCTTGTACGCGCTGTGTGAACCCCTCGACGTGCCGCTGACCGCGCTGGTCGGCGAGACCTCGGGAGTGCACCCGGCGGCGGACGGTGGGATGCGCACGGTGCTGCTGTCGGTGCGGCACCTGCCGCACAGCACCGTCGAGGTGTTCCGGCTGGAGTTCCCGGCCGGCGCCGATCACGTGTCGCCGTCACACGGTTCCGGCGTGACCGAGCATCTGACTGTCGTGCTCGGACAGGTGCTCGCGGGACCGGTCGGGGCGGAGAGCCGAGTCGGTGAGGGGCAGACGCATACCTGGGTCAGCGACCGGCGTCACCGATTCGCCGCACCCGACGGACCGGCGGAGGCGGTGGTCGTGATCGTCACCCCGCGCTGA
- a CDS encoding multicopper oxidase family protein — protein MTRRPAWSRDDQPSRPHLAPTLRAARGERVRINVTNRLGEASTLHWHGMRLPARMDGGPHQMIEPGATWTPQWTVDQPAASLWYHPHPHGATARHVYRGLAGMFVIDDEAESRLDLPRRYGVDDLPIIVQDRKFHDDGTLDTSVSLFQSEGIVGDTVLVNGTPGPYFDVTTRTVRLRLVNGSNTRPYTFVFDDDREFAVIGTDGGLLPTPVPVRSLPLSPGERAEIVVTFRPGERVRLRSAPTDTEIWSVTNSGDAAHNFHIHDVQFQILDVDGRAPPPHQRGWKDTVWVPRNQTVRLIMRFSHHTDTAVPYMYHCHLLRHEDEGMMGQFLVVPPGTSTDPADYSTRTGGHH, from the coding sequence CTGACGCGACGGCCCGCATGGTCGAGAGATGACCAGCCGTCACGCCCGCACCTCGCTCCCACACTGCGAGCGGCACGCGGCGAGCGGGTCCGGATCAACGTCACCAATCGCCTCGGCGAGGCGAGCACCCTTCACTGGCACGGTATGCGCCTGCCCGCGCGGATGGACGGCGGTCCGCATCAGATGATCGAGCCGGGCGCCACGTGGACGCCTCAGTGGACCGTCGATCAGCCCGCGGCCAGCCTCTGGTACCACCCGCACCCGCACGGCGCGACCGCCCGTCACGTCTACCGCGGGCTGGCCGGGATGTTCGTCATCGACGACGAGGCCGAATCCCGGCTCGACCTCCCGCGCCGCTACGGCGTCGACGACCTCCCGATAATCGTGCAGGACCGCAAGTTCCACGACGACGGCACACTCGACACGTCGGTGTCGCTGTTCCAGTCCGAGGGCATCGTCGGCGACACCGTGCTGGTCAACGGCACACCCGGTCCGTACTTCGACGTCACCACGCGCACGGTGCGCTTGCGACTGGTCAACGGCTCCAACACCCGTCCGTACACCTTCGTGTTCGACGACGACCGCGAGTTCGCCGTCATCGGCACCGACGGCGGTCTGCTGCCCACACCGGTTCCGGTCCGGTCGCTGCCGTTGTCACCGGGCGAGCGCGCGGAGATCGTCGTGACTTTCCGGCCCGGCGAGCGAGTCCGGCTCCGCAGCGCGCCCACCGACACCGAGATCTGGTCGGTGACCAACAGTGGGGATGCGGCGCACAACTTCCACATCCACGACGTCCAGTTCCAGATTCTCGACGTCGACGGTCGCGCACCCCCGCCGCACCAGCGCGGCTGGAAGGACACGGTCTGGGTGCCGCGGAACCAGACGGTCCGGCTGATCATGCGCTTCTCCCACCACACCGACACCGCGGTCCCGTACATGTACCACTGCCACCTGCTCCGCCACGAGGACGAGGGCATGATGGGCCAGTTCCTCGTCGTGCCTCCAGGAACGAGCACCGACCCCGCCGACTACTCGACACGCACGGGCGGGCACCACTGA